A stretch of the Bacillus sp. FJAT-18017 genome encodes the following:
- a CDS encoding purine-nucleoside phosphorylase produces MHNIQNINEARDAIFEKTNHRPVIGLILGSGLGALADEIEDAVHIPYGEIPYFAKSEAIGHANELVIGQLKGKTVVAMKGRFHYYEGYSLSEVTFPVRVLKALGVETLLITNACGSVNTNYAPGDLMLITDHLNLVGSNPLIGPNNDELGTRFPDLTQAYNRELRALAHKVAEEKGMTLREGVYAWWSGPMYETPAEIRMIRTLGADAVGMSTVPEVVVAVHGGMKVLGISCLTNMAAGVLDQPLNHDEVIEVAGKVRANFVELVKGVIEQA; encoded by the coding sequence ATGCATAACATTCAGAATATCAATGAAGCCAGAGATGCTATTTTTGAAAAAACAAATCACCGTCCTGTGATTGGCCTGATTCTTGGCTCCGGTCTTGGTGCGCTTGCCGATGAGATTGAAGACGCGGTCCATATTCCGTATGGTGAAATTCCGTATTTCGCAAAGTCCGAGGCGATTGGCCATGCGAATGAGCTGGTCATTGGGCAGCTGAAGGGCAAGACGGTTGTGGCGATGAAAGGCCGTTTTCATTATTACGAAGGGTATTCGCTCAGTGAAGTGACGTTCCCGGTGCGCGTGCTGAAGGCGCTTGGTGTTGAAACATTGCTGATCACGAATGCCTGCGGTTCGGTGAATACGAATTATGCGCCTGGCGACTTGATGCTTATTACTGATCATCTCAACCTTGTTGGCTCGAATCCGCTGATCGGACCGAATAACGATGAGCTTGGGACCCGGTTCCCTGATCTGACTCAAGCTTATAATCGCGAGCTGCGTGCGCTTGCCCATAAGGTCGCGGAAGAAAAGGGCATGACGCTTCGTGAAGGTGTATATGCTTGGTGGAGCGGCCCGATGTATGAAACTCCGGCTGAAATCCGGATGATCCGCACGCTTGGGGCCGATGCAGTCGGGATGTCGACTGTTCCTGAGGTTGTCGTGGCAGTCCATGGCGGCATGAAGGTACTAGGCATTTCGTGTTTGACGAATATGGCAGCAGGCGTTCTCGACCAGCCGCTGAACCATGATGAAGTAATTGAAGTTGCCGGCAAAGTCCGCGCCAACTTCGTGGAACTTGTAAAAGGTGTAATTGAACAAGCTTAA